The Candidatus Zymogenus saltonus region ACTTGAGAACCGAGAGCGTGGTCCATTCGTCGTCGAGTTTCATCTTAGAGATCCCCCCGGAGTCGAAGAGGGTCTTGTTGCGCCGGTAGCTCTTTTCCGCCAGGGACACCTTGTTTTCAAGGGTGTCCATCTGCTGCTTTATCTCCGAGAGGGTCGAAAAGGCTTCGAGGTTTTCCTCGTTCTTTATTCGCTCCGTGGAGCCGATCAGGGGGTCGATCTCGGCTATGGTCTCCCCGATCGATACGCGGTTGTATTCCGAAACGGAGAAATCGACCAGGATGCCGGCGGTGTCGCTGGTTATGTAGAGGATGTCCGCGTCCACCTTTGCGTTATCGGTGCGGACGGTGCCGTACGTAAAAATCCACCATATAAGGGCGGCGATTATACCTAAGCATATGAAAAAGAGGGGGATGGCGATCTCTCTCCTCTTTATGGTCTCCTTTATATCCAATTGCTTCTCCGGTTATATCTATTTAGGACGCTTTTTAGGACGCTGTTTTAGACGCTATTTTGGACGGGGGTGCCTGATCTTTTCCATAGACGTCTCGAATTTGAAAGGGGTGTCGATATCGAAGGGGCACTTACCGGAGTGACACTCGACGCAGCTGTTCTCGGGATTTTTGGCAAGGCCCTTTTTTACGGCGAGCTCCCGATCCGTCATTATGGAGAAATAGGCGTAGCCGCCGCCGCTCCCGTGGCACCCCTCGCAGCTCACGCCGTCCTCCTTCCGATACATGGGGCCCATTTGCCTGAATGGAGCACCGTGTCCCGTGAGGTGGCACTTGAGGCATTGGTCGTTTTTCGAGGGCGCCGCTATTCCCGCGTCTTTTGCATAATCGAGCGCCTTTTCGGAAAAGAGGGTTAAGTAGGCGTTGCTGTGGCCCGAGGACTTCCAGGTGTCGTACTGGTTTCCGATGTCGGCCGACGAGTGGCACAGTCCGCACCGGGAGGCGCCCTCGAATTTGTATTGTCTCGTGTACTCAGCGGCG contains the following coding sequences:
- a CDS encoding cytochrome C554 encodes the protein MYYKTKTAVLAALIILFLILTAAEYTRQYKFEGASRCGLCHSSADIGNQYDTWKSSGHSNAYLTLFSEKALDYAKDAGIAAPSKNDQCLKCHLTGHGAPFRQMGPMYRKEDGVSCEGCHGSGGGYAYFSIMTDRELAVKKGLAKNPENSCVECHSGKCPFDIDTPFKFETSMEKIRHPRPK